Part of the Candidatus Paceibacterota bacterium genome, GTGGTAAAAGATGAAAGACACAAACCCAAAGATATTTTGGGTGATCAGAAATTTGCTTCTAAATACAAAAAAGAAATTCTCCTTGCCAACTCTGAATCTCATCGCTTCGCAATTGCTTTCCATCGCAAGAAAAGATTCATCTTCTAGTTGTGGATAACTTTGACTTGCACCTTAATTAAGGGTACCATTAGAGATGGTCCTCTCCTTGTATGGAAGCGAGGAGATGGAGTCTTTTCTTCAAACGAAATTGCCGGGAAGCAAGTCCTAAGCTTCCCGGCCTTTTTTTTATGTTTTAAAAATGTATTATATTAAGAATGACTTCTACTGAAATACGTCAAAAGTTTTTAAAATTCTTCGAGGAAAGGGGGCATAAAATTGTTCCTTCTAGCTCACTTGTACCGGAAGGAGATTCCTCAGTCCTTTTCACTACAGCAGGCATGCAACAATTTAAGCCGTATTATATTGGCAAGAAAGATCCGGAGGTAGATTTTAATTCGAAAAATACCACATCGATTCAAAAATGCGTCAGGACTTCAGATATTGAAGAAGTAGGGGATGAGAGGCACCTCACCTTTTTTGAGATGCTAGGGAATTTCAGTTTTGGTGGCTATTGGAAAAAAGAAGCCATCCAATACGCATACGATTTCGTAACCAAGGAGATGAACTTGAAAATCGATTATGTCACGGTTTTTGAGGGCGAAGAGGGAGTACCCGCCGATGTAGAGTCCGAGGAGATTTGGAAAAGTATAGATCAGAGTATAGAAGTGAAAAAGTTTGGCAGAGCAGATAACTTCTGGGGACCTACGGGTGAAGAAGGACCGTGTGGACCAACGACGGAGATTTATGTGGATGGTATAGAGATTTGGAATATTGTATTTAATGAATTCTACCAAGATAAGAATAAAAATCTTCGACCTCTTGAAATAAAAGGCATAGACACGGGTATGGGTCTCGAACGCTTGGCTAAAGTAGTGCAAAAAGTACCTACTGTTTTTGATACTGATCTATTTAAAAAATTAATCGATCTGTTATCTGAGAGATTAGGTGTTAGAAAAAAAAGAATACTTGTAGATCATGCTCGTGCTGTGAGTTTTATGATTAGCGATGGTGTGTATCCAGGTAATAAGGGAGCTGAATCTGTATTGCGCCGCATTCTGAGGAGGATTTTAGCTCAATTTGAAGCGGTAGAAATAAAACTTGCTTTCGATTTAACAATAGTAAAGTTTCCAGAATTAAAAAGAGATATCATTTGGGAGGTTATTGATAAAGAAAGATCACAATTTATAGTTGCTCTTAATTTAGGAAAAAAGGAACTCGATAAACTAAACAACATTGATCCAGAGACGGCATTTGGCTTGTTTAATACTTATGGATTACCTCTAGATGTTATACGGGATAAATTTCCCCAATTAAATATTCAGGAGTTTGAAAATGAGTTTAAGAAGCACCAAGAGATTTCTAAATCTGGAATGGAGCAGAAATTTAAGGGGGGATTAGCGGGGCATAGCGAGATGGAGGTGAAGTATCATACTGCCACACATTTGTTGCATCAGGCTTTACGGGATGTGTTAGGAAGCCATGTGGAGCAGAAAGGGAGCAATATTACTACGGAGAGGTTGAGGTTCGATTTCTCACATTCAGCGAAAATGACAGACGAGGAAAAGAAAAAAGTAGAGGATATTGTGAATGGGAAGATAAAGAGCGGTTTGCCTGTAAATAAAATAGTAATGAAAAAAGAAGAAGCGGAAAAAATGGGAGCCTTACACTTTTTTGGCGATAAATATGGGGACGAAGTTTCTGTTTATTATATTGGCGACTCGCTCGAGTCTGCCTATTCCAAAGAATTTTGCGGTGGACCGCATGCCGTAAACACTAGCGAGCTCGCTAGTGTTGTAGGTCCTGACGGCAGTAGCCGGAAGGATAGAGTTTTCAAAATCTTCAAAGAAGAAGCCATTTCCCAAGGCATCCGCCGCATCAAAGCAATACTTGAATAGTGTGATATCTGCTATAATTTAGGAGTGGCTTTTTTGTCAGGATCTAAAAAAAATAAAAATGGTTTTCATGTAGTCGTGGAAGTACGCGATAGGTCTTTGGATTTACATTTACTTGCAATCGAAGGGGACAAATTTTCGGCTTTAAGTGAAGTGTCGATGTCCCACAGGATTGTAGCCGAGGACGGCTTGACCCAAGAGAAAATAAAAGAATTTTCTGACATTTTGAACAAAGCTTTCGCAAAGCTCGTAGAAGCCACACGCAAAAAAATAGGTGATACAGATAGAATAAAAATAAAAAGTTCCCAAGTCGTTATTTTCTACCCCTGGTTTGTTGTGGAAGAAAAAAATAATATACAAATTGGTTCTTCTTCTGTGGCAACCATTCTTTCCCAAAAAAATATGGAGGAAGCTTTGAGAAATATTGATACTGGAGGTTTACCCTCTGCACATCCAGTCGCGGCTTATACATACAAGAAAACTATTATAGAGACAGTTGTTAACTCCATTACCTTGAATGGCTATATTGTACCTGAGCCGTCTGGTAAAAAATCAAAAAATATTATGATCGGAGCTTCTATATATACTGCCGCGGCGGGGATACTTGATATATTGAAGAAAGATGTAAAATTTCATACTGAACTAGAGCCAGAAATAATAACTTTACCCAAATCCCTTGCTTTATATATCAACAAAACTGTAAAAAATAATCCCGTACTATATATTAACGTGGAAGCTGATAATACGTGTATCACCTCGATAACTCCAGGCTCGTCTCTTGTATACAAATCTAAGTTTGTTGATATAGGTGAAGAAGATATAATAGAAAAGGTTATGGAAGAATCGAATACTACTCGTGATATTGCTCTCTCCTATATACGACTAGTTCATGAGCAGGCACTTACTCCTGAAGTTTCAGCACTTGTAAAATCTGCTTTTGATAAAGTTGTAGGTGAGTGGAAGACTTTGGTCATAAAGGCTTGCACGGAGCTGTATACTCAAGGAGAAAAAAAGTTAGTTTGTCATAATCAAAAAATGGCGGATATCTTTTACGATGCCATTTTTGGAGAAAATCATGAAGTTGCTTTGCTGAAAAATATCGATGTGGAAAAGATTGTGTTCAATTCAGCCGTAGGTACGCTATAATATGTATCAAGTTAAGTTCTAATACTATGCCCAAAAATTTTTTTCAAGATGTGGTGCCTCCAGAAAGACGAAGTATACGCGATGTCCCCGTCATGGGTGGTGGAGCTAGAAGGCGAGGTAGAGCTGTATTTTTAAATAAAGAAAAAGAGCTCGAACCAGCAGCTGTCGAAATGCATACTCCAGAAGAATCAGGAGTGAATGTGTCATCACCATCTTCTTTTTTTGTGCCACCAGCATTCCCTAGTAAAGCCAGAAAAGCAAAGAAGGGTAAAATTGCCATCACGCTAGCTTTCTTCGTTATTGTCGGTTTTATTTTCGGAATGATGACCATTTTTACTTCCGCTAATATATCGATTACTCCAAAGTCTGAATCAGTCTCAATTAATCTGGCACTCAAAGCTTACAAAGCTTCTCTTCTGGTCTCGAACTCTACTAATACGCCAGCTCTCCATTACGAAATAATATCCCTGAAGCGTGAAGGTGAGACAGAAGTGTCTGCAAATGGAGAGGAAATGGTGGAGAAAAAAGCAGAAGGTAAGATCACTGTATACAATAATTTTAGTTCTGAATCCCAGCGTCTTATCGCGAGGACTCGATTCGAAACCAAGGATGGATTGGTG contains:
- a CDS encoding alanine--tRNA ligase-related protein is translated as MTSTEIRQKFLKFFEERGHKIVPSSSLVPEGDSSVLFTTAGMQQFKPYYIGKKDPEVDFNSKNTTSIQKCVRTSDIEEVGDERHLTFFEMLGNFSFGGYWKKEAIQYAYDFVTKEMNLKIDYVTVFEGEEGVPADVESEEIWKSIDQSIEVKKFGRADNFWGPTGEEGPCGPTTEIYVDGIEIWNIVFNEFYQDKNKNLRPLEIKGIDTGMGLERLAKVVQKVPTVFDTDLFKKLIDLLSERLGVRKKRILVDHARAVSFMISDGVYPGNKGAESVLRRILRRILAQFEAVEIKLAFDLTIVKFPELKRDIIWEVIDKERSQFIVALNLGKKELDKLNNIDPETAFGLFNTYGLPLDVIRDKFPQLNIQEFENEFKKHQEISKSGMEQKFKGGLAGHSEMEVKYHTATHLLHQALRDVLGSHVEQKGSNITTERLRFDFSHSAKMTDEEKKKVEDIVNGKIKSGLPVNKIVMKKEEAEKMGALHFFGDKYGDEVSVYYIGDSLESAYSKEFCGGPHAVNTSELASVVGPDGSSRKDRVFKIFKEEAISQGIRRIKAILE